The DNA region TGACTCAGTAACCTGATGCGGTGGCTCCCATTCATGTTCATATCCTAAGAGCTCATGAACACACTAACAATGATGTTAGTTGACTGGCAAATTTAGATTGCCCGCCAGTTGCCTTGGGTGTTTGCCCAAGGGTACTATATTGGTATATCCAGCGTTAGAAGCGGCCCATGCCGGTAGTGCATTGTCTTCAGTGCTCGAGCATCGCCTGCTTCTAAGTGACATGATCTTATATAAAAAAGCAAATGTTGTATTAAGGACTAGCCTTCGCCACATGAGAAGCTTCAAGATCTACCTACAAACTATAAATAACATTGCTTTGTACTATCAATGAGAGTTCAATCGTTGGGACCGACGGCAGGTCTCATTGTATTTGGTATTCGAGGCTGCGAGTAAACGTGGGTCAATCTTCCCTATTTCAATATCAACAGAGGAAGCGGGAGTCTCAGTGGCCGATTGGCTCGATCTTAATGACCTGCTGGAGCTGCTGAAAGATGGTGTTTCATCCTGAGACGGCTGTCGTCTCCTGGGAATACATCCCAGCTTGATATGGAGGTCATAGTGGTGAATATTGGCAGCATGTGCTAAAAATTCAGCGATATCAATGAAAGTAGGGAGTTCGCTGCGAGTTTCCCAGGTGCAGCGTACTCCGTCATGTGCGTTCATAAGGTGACTGATCAGATGACGACGGAGAGAATCCTCCCTTTTCAATGGAAACTTGTGTGGATGGGGATTAGAAGGTGAGCAGTGGGATATACCGCAACAGATGATGCATACATCCATGGGACACTCCAGGGATTTCTCTTCTGGCAGGAaggcttctttttcctcaGATTTCTCGCTCTGCTCATCGTCCCCATCCAAGGTGGCTCGTTTGCCTTGACAATTTGGTTCACAGAGGTGTGAGAGTGCGACCAGGTCCTCTGTAACTTGGATACATTTTGCAAGTAGTCTATCCTCGTCAAAACACTCTCCCTCCGGACCGTAGAATGACTCCACTAGACGAGCTCTTTCAGGAAAAACATAATCCGGGATGGGAGGCTGCCAATGTTAATTGCCTTCCTCAGTAGTGTCAGCATCACAATTTTCTGCACCAGATTTACCCAAGAGCTGCTGAATTTGTCTGTCGATCTCCAGTACAGGTGCTGTATGGAAATAATCTTTTCTGGCAGTCTGCCGAGTATTATCCCGTATGGCCTTCCTTAACTTGGTGAGCTTCCCGCTGATTTCATCATGTCTCTGATAGAGGTCAGGGAAAGGATTTCGAGCGTTCTGAATGGTGCCAGCCCGGGATCGCATTTCTTCCTTTAACTCCCTTTTCTCTCGCCTGAGTTCCAGAATTTCAGGATGTCAACGAATAGCCTGTAGCTGCTCGTCGGTAAGGTTGGAAGGGGCCAGAGGATCTCTGTTCCTAAGCATGCCCGCTGCTCTCTGAAGGAGCCCCTCCTGAGAGGGCCGAAGGAGGACCACATGTTGGAGATCTTGCTGGATAAAGTCTGCTTGGTAATGTTTTTCAAAAATAAAGTCTCCAGACTGGCCAAGAACCCTCTTCCGCTCTTGACTGGTAAAGTGGCCTGTTCCAAGCAAGTTAGGCAAATCCAACAATTCATCCAAAGCCCCCATATCCATCGGAATCACAGGGGTCCTATGAAGGACAATAGGGTTACATGCAGAGATACTTTTGGCTTCATTTGCAGTCCAACGTCAGAAGTTGTAATGACCTAGGTTGTCCTCAAATCCTCTGTCCTCTCCCAGATCTTTGAGTGCCAGCCGGCTCGAGTCATAAGTCATTGGTAGTGTTGGATGAACCCCATAGCCATATGGAGTTCGAACCACACGTCGAAGTAGCGGAAGGTTCAACTTATCCTTTTTCCACCGAAGTGGAAGAGCTCTGGTACGCTTCGGAACCTTAATCCGCCAGATCAACTCCGAGGTCAGCTCGTTTTCAAAAGCGTCATCGCGGAAGGCCAGTGACACAATTTGAGCGATTGGACAATATGCCAATTGATAATCTCCATGCATGAAGAACTTCGTCCTTCGTCCCAGCAATGTCAGTAGACATTGGAGTTTGCCAAAGAAATCAGGACAACTTACCCATCAGCACCCTCTGGCCGGCCCTTAAGATTATGAAATTCAATGATGGCACAGAGAACGTCTCGACCACCATCTGGGTCTCTGAGGTAAAAGAGCTCGATATCCCTGTAACATATAGTGTTGGGAAGGTCATCGGACGAAATCCGTTGAGGAAGATCACTCTTAAATGAATCACCCCGCTTGCGCTTTCTTGGACTGAATAAAAGCGAGCCATCTTGCGATGGATTGGGATCATTTGTAGCATCACGCTGCGGAAGTAGCACGCCTGGTCAAGTCCCTGTGATGGAGGACCAAAGCATGATCACAGCTTGCTGGATAATCATGCTCCCATGacggaagaaagaagaatggaCCCAGTGATGGTGTAAAAGGACACAGAAATCATCTATGTCCAGcgtgcttttctttttcacgCACCAACTGATCTTGCGCTCTGCAGGGAAAACTTGTTCAAGGTACTGTTGTCTATTGAGTATCCAGGTATAAGAATGGAACAGGAAGCTTAAACATACTCGTCGCATCTGCTCATGAACATGATGATTTACAGGCTGGCGGGCAAACAAACCAAAATATTGGCACAAGCGCcgccaatattcatcataGGTCTGAAGTCTTTTCTCGCGCGAGGTCCTTGACATCCAGTCAAGAAAGTTCATATAGATGGCTTTATCTTCCGAGAGTAGATATTCCACATAGTCCTCGTTTGAATGTGCACAATATCTGCAGGCTGTTAGTTTTATTGAAACATCCTCAGGTCCACTGTGAAAGTGAAGGGATGACGTGCCTTCGCCAGTACCGTTCGACAACTGCAAGACCTTCAAGTGTCTTGGGCTTGTAGTTAGGAGGAAGCCATCCCAGATTTCGGAAATGCTCAAGTCTGGTCCGAGTCTCCTCGCACAGGATAGGATCGGTCCAGTACTGGTGCTCGTCGGGGTTcgcaggaggaagaggaggcggCGTCATTGAGACGAACAGATATAATATGAAGATAGAAAAAGGGAGTTTTGAAGGCAGTGCTCGCAACAGTTGATGCTGGGTTGGAAAGGAGAATTCGTCGAGAGGCGTGACGAGAGACGGAGAGATGGCCAGAAAAAGGAGACCagggaaggagagaaagtGACATTTTATACGGTCGCCCGGGAAAGCCCGTAGGAATCAGAGAGCAGCTGTATTTGGCAGCGAGGGAAGCCATTTTCGGCGGCGATTCGATCATGAGTCGAAGAGGTTCGCAGGGTAAATTAACAGCACGGGGTGCGGTGCTATGAAATGGGCTTGGCGGGTGCAGAATAGTGGCCACATCACATGTGTGAATGGTTAAAGCAGCAACAGGTCGCTGAAACGCCGAGTGGAAATGACGCCGTAAACGGCCTCACTGGCGGTCATTTTCGGCGTCGACTTCACAGGTACTCACATTCTAGTTGTAAAAACCGAGTTTTGCTTTTTGTGATGAAGTACTCGGGCCAGTTTTTTTCCGGGCGATACGTAGCAGCGAGTACGCCGTAAAGGTCAGCGCAAAAAAAAGAGTCTAGGGCTCGCCAGGTCGCCAGGTGGAGCTCGCCAGGTCGCCATATCTAGTCGTTACCAGTGTCTACCAGTAAGGTACCAGAAAGTAGTTGGGTTCGACACGCTAAAAGCTAACGCCACGCACTAGCGTGCCAAGGCCAGTCAGGCGTGTGGAATATGGCTCGTGCACGCAAGCGCCACACGTAACTTCATTGTGTAATATTCTTACCGTTATTTAAATTTCAGAGCTTTTACCATACCTATTGCCAACTACGATGCTGGCTAATATGAGTGCTTTAAAACAGACTTGAGATTACTGCTTAAGCATTGATTATAATTTAAATTAGTTAATAAATATTTGCAAAACAATTATTAATGCTATTCAGCAGTTTGACGGCTtacgtatgtgtatgtgtatgtgtagggAAAGCGTACTTatagtatatatatctctccggTTCCCGTATATAGTGATTATCTGGAAGCTCAGTTACAACTACTTAAAAAAACAGTTATTAAGTACATAAATATATGTATTAATGATTAATGCTGTCCTCCATTTTCTAACTCTAACTCACGTAGCTcacgttctcttttcttgatttcaatcTGCTTTGCAAGTAATTCGGCCTTTAGATTGTTtatcttcaattcctcctccaggttcTGTAGCTCTGTATTTTGATATTGCTCATGTGAATTAGCTGTAGCAACTCGTTGGAGACTAACTTGGGATGAGCTAGAAAGATAaagcagttagtaagtaCTTTATAAGTAGCTGTCAAATAGTTAAGGACTATTTAAGATAGATCTTACCTTGATCTAGCTCGAGAGCTCCCTCGCCGGCTCATGCTCCCCCTTCGACTTGGAGTTCGTTGCAATGGTCTTCCGCTACTAgatgagggaaagaaaatatgatcttgatcttgatcttgtatATTCAACTCAGGTGAGTTAGATTCTGTTTGTCGAGCTGATTCTATAAGAGTTAATCAGTTTATATGTgcttctcaagcacttgCAATTGGGGTTTCAAGCTATAACAATAAATACATACCAGATCGTGCCATATGTCTTAGAAAGCTAGCCTCCAAAGTTTGAGTTGCATAGCGGTGTCGAAGACCATATGAATTATAGCTTCGATTCTGCTGCACGTCCTGTATATCTAGCTTCAATGATCTAGATGTATTTAATGAGTGGTTAGTAAGTGCTTTACAAGTGGTTATTAGGTACATACTCAAGAATTGCTTGAAGCAATGTCAATTGCTTTCCACGACGATTGGATTTATTATGAGTTTGTTCAACAGCATTAGTACTCTTTCGCACCATATCAAAGATATGATGTGGTATAAGAGAACAATACTTATTGAGACCTGCTGCAATTACCGCACTCTTTTTATGACGAGCCCAGTTCTGAATTGCAGGATGTTCATGTTCTATAAATAGTTAGTTATTAACTATTCAaaatttgcatttgaattaGTTAGTAAGAAAGTACTTACTGATTAACAGATCACACCATTTATGATAGTCCTCTTCAGACTCACATTCTAAAAGCGCAGCCATGCGTGTCCCGATGTATGGATTAAGAGAATGAGTTTGAAGAGTTTCACGAATCCCTCGTAGGAAATGAACTcgacatagaagaagaacattctTTAGAAGCCATATACGTGAATGGTGGTCTGGATCAATCTCCATTAGAAACTGAGCCAATCCTATTGCCAATTAGTTAGCCGCTGCTTGATAACTGATTGTGAAATGGCCAGGGAGTGCCTATTAGATACCTTCAATTTgcttattgtccatatccatTACCAGAGCATGAAGACCAGTACCATGTAGGGCACGAAAGGTAATCCTCTTGCCTGTCAACTTATACACAATATGAtagatcttcttgaataAGATATAATAGCCCTCTGTAGTGTCTTCAGTTGTAAAGACACGACAAAGAGTCATAACTAATTAGCCagcagttagtaagtggTTAGTAAGTGGTTGAAAAGTACTCTTACTtactctttttctgatcTGCTAAATATGTGGCAAATACCacctccttcatctcttttgaTTGTACTCGTTTGAATGACATATCAATCTCTATAGAAGATAATGTATGAAGTAATTCAGCTTGCTCTTTCAGAATGCATATTATCATGATCTGAtcattttgttgataaacTTCATGTATGTACTCCTAAATGTTAAAAATTGATAAGTTATTATGTAGTTATAGAGTACTGAACAAGCAGTTATGAAGTACTTACCTGAAGATCTTTGTTCTTTCCTAATTCGAACATTACACCATTGACATTCTGACCAGCTGGATAATGGAGAAGTCTTTGTTTTCGAATGACAGCTTGAATTGGGTCCATATTTGAGAAACTCTCATGAATTTGCTGAATTGTATGGCAATTATGCTCAGCACAGAATGATTGTAATGCTGGACTTTTAAGAAATGTACCTAAAGCCATTTATCAACACTCATTAAGTACTTATCAGGCACTTAGGAAGCACTTACCCAGTGTCAAGCTTGGGCTCCGAGCCTGATTTATCAATTGCAGAATTCCATTCATAATTTTTGCAGGTGCCTttcgtggaggtggaggaacatGTGTATGAACACCATGAGACATAAAGACAAAATATGGATTTTGACTTAAATCAGTGGGAATTAACCAATGGAAAGTCACATTACATTTAGCATGTACTAATTTTCCAGGTCCCTGAGGATGATCATATGCTGGAGACAATAAGTACTTAGCAAGCAGTTTTTAAGTATTTTATAAGCACTTACCACAATACAGTGACTTTGACTTGATTGATTCAACAGCACCGCActcttccatatccataataaTTTCATTATTCAACAATCCCTCAAGAAACTGAAGGTGCACTGAGCCATTCTTTGGAACTCTATAGGTATAATGACCTGCAGGGTCTGATGGTGCATTGATGCATCTAACATAGAAATCGAAACCACCTAGAGGATTCTATAATTGATTAGCAACTATAATAAGCAGTCCATAAGCACTTAGGATAATTAATTACCGGAATGGAGCTTTGGGTTAACTTAGGCTGGCAAGAATTCTGAAAGTGATAACAAGATAGTTGATTTTTAAAGAGATTTTTTGCTGATCGATAAAATCTATTGAATCATAAGTAGTTAATACTTGAtaacggaatgcttgataagtacttcttaccTATATGCAGCATCTTTGGTTGtatctctttccatctcatGAATGCGCTGTCGAATATCTTGCAAAATTGTCCATAAATCATCTGTAACATGAGTGTGATGCATATTTTTCAGTTGTATACCGGCATATTCACAGATCTTTATACCAGAACATCTATAAGAGGAGCTAGTATATGATGTTCCTAGGAATGAAGAATGGCTGGAAGGCCGGTTGCGATAATTTTGTCGAACACAGTACTGAATCTATAAAGTGCTTAGTATCTGCTTACCAAGTGCTTGTAAGGTACTTGTGAAATATTTACACTGTTAACCATGTCCTCTACAGTTTCCCTCTGCTGATTCGGCGGCACATTTATAACATACCCATATCCATTAGGATCAGTAGATGGATATTCCGGAAGATCACTTGTATATTCTAATTTAAGGACCTTCAATGGCTTCGTTGAGGCATCACTTAGCTGAATAAGaatattttcttccttctatcTAGTTAGCAATTAATGTCAAAGTAGTTAGGAACTAGTACAGATAATATACCTCCTGCTGGGGTTGACTCAAGTCggtttcaattgatctaaaTAGATCATCTTGTAAGATAAAACCAGGATCTTCAGAAATGAATGTGTTCTCCATTGCAAGTAGTGGCTGAGTAGTTGCTAAGTACTTAAAGAACTAGAAATCGAGAAttcgggaggaagaagaagaaattaagGAGTGAAATTCAAAGGAtttacaggtatttaaataTTTTACTTACTAGCGGTATAAACAAATTCCAcatggtcaggtgacttgcgcGTGGCGGGACCCGCTTTACGAGTCGATGCCACCTACCCTCTCGTAAGGTACCATGATTCTATAGATAATTTTGCTGATTAAGATTGTATTAGGTTCAGTAAGAAGGCTGGCCAGGTCGTAATTTTGTATTTTTTGTATTTTATCGTTTTTTATGTGTAAAAAACAAAAGGGACTGGTAATTACCAGTTGCTTCTGAATACCGCCACCTGGTGAGCACCGTGGGCTTTGCTTGTTCCCTTAACTCTCCCATTGACCCTGATGGCGCTGTGCGTTTGCTCCTAATTAACTTGGTAAATGCTGCTAGTGGCCGATGGGCGATGGCTGTTGGTAAGTATTGGTAACAGCCGACAGACACAGACTACAGAGCCTGCAGTCAGCAGCATGTTGGCGCCCGCCTGCATTCAAGCTCTAACGGCGATAACCAGTAACTACCAGATACCATCAGAACCAGATAGTACTCAAATTTCATTGTATGCCCACAAATATGTGTATATATTCATTGAACAAtcttgatatatatatctgtatATCCATGTCAACACATTATTTTTTGCAAGGATGTTTGTAGAGTAACTATTACCACTTACCAGTAGCTACTGCTATATTACTAGGACCAAGATTTTGGTATTGTCTTGTAATCCAAGTGATGGTATGGACTTGAAATCTTGTTATTACATGTAAATTCAGTAGTTCGACAGGTCGTAATATTACTTGCGCTACCAATGTCATTCGGATATTACTAGAATCACCGGTAGCATCTGGTAGGCTCTGGTAACGCACAACGCATATAAAGCTGTCGCACCTGGCGAGCTCAAGAGCAGTCGAATCACCGACCTGGCGACCTTAATTGAACCCCGCGCTTAGTAGCCTACCATCTCAATACCAGTCATTACCAGTAATTACCTGTGATGCCACCTGGCGAGCGCTACCTGGCgacctggcgagccctgccctccaaaaaaaaatatcCTTGGTGGATACAATTCATCTAGACTTGTCTAATCCCGTTCAGTCCACAGCCCCGGAGATAACCAGTCAAAAACCACATGAAAATCAATTCCAGCCAGAGCACAGTCGGCCTTCATTTCCTGCCGCTCCTTCTCAAAATCCCCACGCTGATCCGGAAAACCACGCCATCTGGCGTATCACAACCCGTTTGAGCCTTGGCGAGTGAGATCTCAGGTCCACGAGTAATTCTTGTACACGGTCAAGCAGATTTGTCTCCCAATCCCATGTCTGCCCCATCATTTCCTGACTATCCCATTGCAAACATAACTCTTCTAGAAAACTGGGTAAGACAGTCTCGATATCGGGTGCTTCTTCAGGAAAGACACCTTATTGAACTGTTATTGGGACTTCTGCAGAGTGTATTCTGGGAAACATTTTTAGAAAGCCTTGGAACGCCTCTCTATTCCCCCAATCGTTGTAGTCTAACGCGTAGTTCCCGCAAGAGAAGGGGTAGTATTCCACGCCCATTGATAGCGCCTCAACTGTGTGGCTTAGAGACTCTAAAGCATCAAGAAGGATATATGTGTTATCCAACGCTGGTGAGGTTTTGTATGCCAAGCCCAAGTGGAGGGATTTCAGGTTGGGTGTGTGTTGCAGCAGATCATAACTTCCTGATCAGCAAGAGTTGAGCGAGCAAGCACCAACATATGTACTTGTTCGAGTTGTTTGTGGGAGGTGATAGTATCCTGGAAATTCTGTAGCCATATTGAAATAGACACAACAGATGGTAAGTGGAACCACGCCATGAATTGGCTCGGGTCGCAAGAAGGATAGCCTTCAGGATAATGTTCATACAGCggctcctcctcctcagaAAGAGGAACATTGCTGCCATACTCGACTGTAGCAAGATGGGCGAATTTTGACATTGTACCATTTGGGGCGGAGAACAGGGCATGTCTTAACATTAGGCCAGGGAAGCCTGACTGCCACACAAAGGTATAGTCAAGTTGAACAGATACCAAATTGTGTAGCTGGGAGAGAAGAATAGCAACTAGTGCATAGGTGTTGCCTTCCTCAATGGCACTGCTCCACTTTGGAATTGCTTCTTCAGGAAATTTGGCCTTCTTAATCACTCCTTGTGCGACTTCAATGGCATCATTGAATTTGGATATTTGTCTTTGACCTTTTCATTATTCCAATTGTGCTGTTCCACATTCTTCTGTGCAGACAAAAGGGTGACGTGTTGTATAAattgggggggggggcagATTTGGATTTTGAATGACCGTCCGAAAAAGACGTAAGATGCGAGATAGGGGAACAGAATCCCACTCCCAAGAAATGTCTTTGTATAGCAAGGGTATAGTCAATGCATGAAGATCCCGCGATACTGCCGAAATCAATGCGAGATCGCAAGATCGCTCAATTCATCTAGATAGTTTAAGACGCCTAACCAACAGTCGATTGGTAATGAAGAAAATGTCCTATTTTTTTAGCATCAAAATAAAAAGCGTTAGTGAGCTAGCAGTCACTTACTTTTTTTTCTGGTTTGAGTCCATATTAGTCGTTAAACTGTTGTTAATGTGTTGAATTGTTTGTGATCGCCGACATAAATGGAACGCGCTGTGCCAAGACATTCAAGTCTGGAGCCCTATACCGGTCGAGAGTCACTATAACATTCGCATTCTGGGACATTATCATTATACCTTTCAAATAGCTGAAAAGCAATCAATTTTGGCCTATCTGGATAATTCGAAGTATAACAAGAACAATTGGTCACGCTTTGCGAGTTTGAAATTCGCCTTGCTGCGCCACAACTTAGCAGGGCTATGTTGACAATGCTGGACATGTTTACTAAATCTCTGAATCTCCCACTGCTTGAATTGCTTCGTTTTCTAACTTCTACGCATTGTTCTGTATGTGCAGGCACCATTCCATCATCCTACTCTGCTGTCATATTTCAGAAACGAACCTCATCCTCAGCTGCGGTAGGAAACGCTGTAAATAATCGGTCAGGAGTACCATTCGCAAATGCAAGCTGCGGGCAAACTATCACAGACTTGTTCGTACAGGTTATCAAAAGTACTGGACCGAATATTCTTGTCGCCTGAATCAGACACTATACATGTAAGCAGCAGTGCCACGCTGATGTGCAATGTTGAATTATTGAATAGGCAATGCCCTCGACCAGAGAACTGATGATCGACGATTTGTAGAAAGAAGCAGCAATTGTTAATAACAACACTTCTGAGttccctcctttccttattGAGATTAGACGATATTAACAGTACCACATTCTCAGCTCGGCTGCCATTGATCGTCCAACCTCGTGTATGGGTGGACTGAACTGCGGGCCGATGCAATCCACCAGCAGCAGATCAAAGACCTTCTCGCCCCGTCGCTGCAGTGGCCCCAGTTTATCAATGATAACGGCGGTCACTACGACCCCATTTCTCGGAATGTCGCCTGCAATACAACCGAAACCATGGGTGTCGGTATTGTCAGCAGTATGGAACACTTTAATAACCGTGGGTTCGCCGAGCAACACGGTCCTATCACCAAGGTCGTCGTCTGGGCCTGGGACCGCATGGATGGATTCGAGATCTGGTACGGGGGTGTGGGGATACGGAGGCTCAGAGTGTCCTTGAAGTCGGCGAAGGTGAGTCTGTGGTTTGCGTTTCTGGATATATCGACGAATATCTCGATTCAATTCAATTCTTCGTCAGCCGTGATTCCCAAGGTGATGTATGTGTATGGCTGGGGAAGCTCTGAGGGCATTGAACAGTTTTGAGCTTCTCTCACTAAGATCGAGACTGTTTAGTCTATGATTAAGCGATAATCACTTTCAGTAGATGGTTTATTTCAATACGACGACTTGGAGGTAGCCTTTTCACTCTTCAATAGAGATATACTTGTTTAAAGGTCGGTAAAAACACATATGGGGACGAGATGGCAGCTCTATCGCACGGCTAATTAACGTATTAACCTTTATTGAATAGCAGCAATGTGTCACACCCTGGGATCTCGCAATAGTGCCGAACCTGTAAACCAGTCAGTCAAGCCATAGAGTACTAAGCTACAATCCCTATCCAATGATATGAACAGTAATAGGGTGCTCTTAGAAGCTGATGGTGCTTAAGAACATGGTAAGGTaataagaaaagaagcaTTCTTGCCCTTGGGTATTTTAATGGGCATGTAAAATTCTGTACAGGCTGACCCTTCATTTTGCTTATTGTACTCCCTATTATTTTCTAATCTCAATTCAAAAAGGGGGTACGGGATGAGTAGTCTGGGAAGAAGAGCTCATCAATACAATTGCTGTTCTATGGCTTCCATTTGAAATTGTGGAGCATCCACAGTTCCAGAAGTTTATACAAGTATTGCgttgtgacggctcaacgCTATACAAACAGCTGATATAGACAAACAGCGTCAATATGTCAAACGAggccatacaagcaatctgAGCAAACAAGGGCTTAAGCCTTAGCGCTCAGATGTCATTAAAGACCGCCCATCGTCTAGATAgattcccttttctcctttctccccagattcgatattctcgtcgatggctacaatagtttaccTAGGAACATcgattcattattatctactattccgagcccgtgacatgTCGTGTGTTTCATTTGACCATTCGAACCAGGCATGTAAGACCTTACGTACATATTCTTTCCGCCAATCATCAAGAAAACAAGCACCAAAATCATAGATAAACGTATCAAACATCATTCCATATGATTGAAGTTTCATGTATAACCTCTCAAATTCTTGCAGCATGCTGATGTAGTCACCCTATGGGGTCAAGTCCAGGAGGGCTTTGACTGTCGTAATCGGTCCTCAGCAGAGGATACGCCATAAATGAATTGCAATTGGCGCCGTGCCGCTACTGCTGGGCAATAATCATTGAGTGGAATACTGGTACGAAGGTGGTGCCTATAATTCGCTTATATAGGATTGCTTTCTGACGCTTCCATCGTGCACCGTCAATTGAATTGAATGGAACTTGATCTATTTCGAGACATAGCATGTCTCGGGCCTCAATTACATGAGCATCATCAAGAGAGTATCTCTCTACATAGGATAATCCCATCCTATAAATTGTGATGGTCCCGTTCAATATAAATCCATTAGTAGACTATCTCACGAAATTCTAGCATCAGGAAAAAAAGGAGAGAGGTAGGCTTGTCAGCGGCGAGTTATCTAGTGTGTGCGCGCGGGACTTAAACGAGACTCAGTGAATATCCTGCGTCAAACAGGCCAAAGTAATCAAACATTCTATACGGCAAGCGAGTCTTCATGTTCCATGACATGAATGTCATGTATGGGAAAATTCCACTCCCATTCACTCGTTGGAGGGATATTCTCATCTCCCATTTTTGCCGGAAAGGTCATCCCGATTTTAATGGGATACCCCATCCTAACGGTCAGTCTACATGGAAGTTGACAGAAGTCAGAGTATCCCTCATCAAATCTCTTTAGAATGGCCGATCTGAATGGGAATACGCGGAAGGTCGTCTTTGTGTCTTCCGTTTGGGAAAACAGGACCTGTGAATTGAGGGGATTCCTAATCAGTTACACTGATAGTTTAACTAATTTACATTAGACAAAAGAGTGACTAACCTTTCGTGGGATGAACAAGTAATCCTGGCTTAAACACATCCACTGCATTCTCTTTTGCCCACTGGAATAATTTATCCCAATCAACACATTCATGAGGAGAAGATTTGTTAGCTGCTGGCATGAGACCATCGGGAACCCATTTGTAGGTCAAGACTTGGATGTCTGCTCGGCACATGACACCTTGTCGAATCATGTCCAAGCAATGCGCTATAACAATCGTAGTCAGAACCAGGCCCCCATCCCAAAAAAAGGTGAAAATTAGAATTAGCTTTCTTACAAGTATGTATGCGATTCAAATCCCTCTCGTGGCTTGTAAGGTTGGGGAAATAATACTCGAAATTGAGGGTTCGATATAACCATTTCTGGACGTTTGGTTAGTGTTTCCACCAGAATAACAGGCAAGATAACTAATGATATTATATATCACACTTACCAAGCAATGTAGCTCATGGAAGACATTGAGTGTGCCGACATATCCGCTACCTGGTATCTCGACTGTTTGATCTGTTCTGCCAAGACTGTTGACCAGATCATCTGGTATCCGGATATTTTGATCTATATTAACCCTG from Aspergillus chevalieri M1 DNA, chromosome 2, nearly complete sequence includes:
- a CDS encoding uncharacterized protein (COG:S;~EggNog:ENOG410PV9D;~InterPro:IPR021842), which produces MTPPPLPPANPDEHQYWTDPILCEETRTRLEHFRNLGWLPPNYKPKTLEGLAVVERYWRRYCAHSNEDYVEYLLSEDKAIYMNFLDWMSRTSREKRLQTYDEYWRRLCQYFGLFARQPVNHHVHEQMRRYLEQVFPAERKISCPRKRKRGDSFKSDLPQRISSDDLPNTICYRDIELFYLRDPDGGRDVLCAIIEFHNLKGRPEGADGTKFFMHGDYQLAYCPIAQIVSLAFRDDAFENELTSELIWRIKVPKRTRALPLRWKKDKLNLPLLRRVVRTPYGYGVHPTLPMTYDSSRLALKDLGEDRGFEDNLGHYNF
- a CDS encoding uncharacterized protein (COG:S;~EggNog:ENOG410PVJY), with amino-acid sequence MGVGIVSSMEHFNNRGFAEQHGPITKVVVWAWDRMDGFEIWYGGVGIRRLRVSLKSAKVSLWFAFLDISTNISIQFNSSSAVIPKVMYVYGWGSSEGIEQF